A single genomic interval of Polaribacter vadi harbors:
- a CDS encoding PEP/pyruvate-binding domain-containing protein has product MQKKLYISTLLFFLTVSFTNAQELSTSKIKDLVESYKEDVRGPYYRIKWFCEDGSVREAKDPCPDKIEGIQHASFKTSALELRKTNHLFFGEILAATKINEFLDEQNNYSRLKQYQIGKYLASINDGWVLRKGQFYRGAVQSEDEEAWGKEFFETVLKNDSFLKTNYYLIRQALKDIPHNGDTNLGQLMRSESKILAEEIPSFMDVRIKIHGNPQKTDIALVKNFINKKEDKLSLKEKKDLQNLILTMEQFYAPLDFKKIDEEVANLKGNTFLIDEIKNFSENYINNNSSKKIVRNSANILADIRTNITDFKSSKHKLQLLDISNQIENVLLIEAQNWETETLQETIEKIEILTCAALGSGLIEIWEFDKIEKSLINKGNTDKITVASLNELLTISRSIVEWSASLIKANYNEDVLNYTKFEPLAYGFIDDRVRNSIALSLGETVSKLGTFVAKISNINNDVMSIDNQSAIRGLNPGYAFGELVVVDGNPDDVEVNTNKIYIFQNPPSDLKPVAGILTVSEGNLVSHVQLLARNLGIPNAALSNENLSALKKYNGKKVFYAVSHKGNVIIKTENDMSSEEEKLFEKKERSKNMIEVPVEDIRLDVSKVINMRDVNATDSGKLCGPKAANLGELKNLFPKQVVEGLIIPFGVFKTHMNLPMPNEGKSYWQYLNDTFYNADQKKKAGATEEQVENYLLTSLEKLHKAILNINLNADFTKDLKSNFQTAFKNDIGKVPVFLRSDTNMEDLKEFTGAGLNLTLFNIKEEDKILQGIKKVWASAYTERSFKWRQKYLLNPENVYPSILIIPSVDVDYSGVMITKGINAGTDNDLTVAFSRGAGGAVDGQSAETRLITKNENFLLAPARQADYIRLPNYGGTKKYFTSFENEILNEDNINEIRKIAKEVRAKIGEKAEDKDQAFDVEFGFENNKLWLFQIRPFVENKQAKSSDYLNSITPKIADDKQIKITEKL; this is encoded by the coding sequence ATGCAAAAAAAATTATATATAAGTACTCTGTTATTTTTCTTAACGGTTTCATTTACAAACGCCCAAGAATTATCAACCTCAAAAATTAAAGATCTTGTAGAAAGCTACAAAGAAGATGTTAGAGGGCCATATTACAGAATAAAATGGTTTTGTGAAGATGGTAGTGTTAGAGAAGCAAAAGATCCTTGTCCAGATAAAATTGAAGGCATACAACATGCAAGTTTTAAAACTTCTGCTTTAGAGTTGAGAAAAACAAACCATTTGTTTTTTGGCGAGATTTTAGCAGCGACAAAAATCAATGAATTTTTAGACGAACAAAACAATTACAGCAGACTAAAACAGTATCAAATTGGTAAATATTTAGCGAGTATTAATGATGGTTGGGTTTTGCGAAAAGGTCAATTTTACAGAGGTGCTGTACAATCTGAAGATGAAGAAGCTTGGGGAAAAGAGTTTTTTGAAACTGTTTTAAAAAATGATTCTTTTTTAAAAACAAATTATTATTTAATAAGACAAGCGTTAAAAGATATTCCACATAATGGAGATACAAATCTTGGACAATTGATGAGAAGTGAATCTAAAATTTTAGCCGAAGAAATTCCTAGTTTTATGGATGTTCGAATTAAAATTCACGGAAATCCACAAAAGACAGATATTGCATTGGTGAAGAATTTTATCAATAAAAAAGAGGATAAATTATCTTTAAAAGAAAAGAAAGATTTGCAAAACTTAATTTTAACAATGGAACAGTTTTATGCTCCATTAGATTTTAAAAAGATAGATGAAGAAGTTGCAAACCTAAAAGGAAATACTTTTTTGATTGACGAGATTAAAAATTTCTCAGAAAATTATATCAACAATAATTCATCGAAAAAAATTGTAAGAAATTCTGCAAATATTTTAGCAGATATTAGAACCAATATTACTGATTTTAAATCATCTAAACATAAATTGCAATTATTAGATATTAGCAACCAAATAGAAAATGTGTTGTTAATTGAAGCGCAAAATTGGGAAACTGAAACCTTACAAGAAACAATTGAAAAAATTGAAATTTTAACTTGTGCTGCTTTAGGAAGTGGTTTAATTGAAATTTGGGAATTTGATAAAATAGAAAAATCTCTTATTAATAAAGGGAATACAGACAAGATTACTGTAGCTTCTTTAAACGAATTACTAACCATTTCTAGAAGTATTGTGGAATGGAGTGCTTCTTTAATTAAAGCAAATTATAATGAGGATGTTTTAAATTACACAAAATTCGAACCTTTGGCTTATGGTTTTATTGATGATAGAGTTCGTAACAGCATCGCTTTAAGTTTGGGAGAAACTGTAAGTAAATTAGGAACTTTTGTTGCTAAAATATCAAATATCAATAATGATGTAATGTCTATTGATAACCAAAGTGCAATTAGAGGTTTAAATCCTGGATATGCTTTTGGAGAATTGGTTGTGGTAGATGGAAATCCTGATGATGTTGAAGTAAATACGAATAAAATTTACATTTTTCAAAATCCGCCTTCAGATTTAAAACCTGTTGCTGGAATTTTAACGGTTTCTGAAGGAAATTTAGTTTCTCACGTTCAATTATTGGCAAGAAATTTAGGAATTCCGAATGCAGCTTTATCGAATGAAAATTTATCAGCTTTAAAAAAATACAATGGTAAAAAAGTTTTTTACGCAGTTTCTCATAAAGGAAATGTGATTATCAAGACCGAAAACGATATGTCTTCTGAAGAAGAAAAGCTTTTTGAGAAAAAAGAACGTAGTAAAAACATGATTGAAGTTCCTGTTGAAGATATTCGTTTAGATGTGTCTAAAGTAATTAACATGCGAGATGTAAATGCAACAGATTCTGGAAAACTTTGTGGACCAAAAGCGGCCAATCTTGGGGAGTTGAAAAATCTTTTTCCAAAGCAAGTTGTTGAAGGTTTAATTATTCCTTTTGGTGTTTTTAAAACACATATGAACTTACCAATGCCAAATGAAGGTAAAAGTTATTGGCAATATTTAAATGATACTTTTTACAATGCAGATCAGAAGAAAAAAGCGGGAGCAACTGAAGAGCAAGTAGAAAATTATTTATTAACTTCTTTAGAGAAACTTCATAAAGCTATTTTAAACATCAATTTAAATGCTGATTTCACAAAAGATTTAAAATCGAACTTTCAAACTGCTTTCAAAAATGATATTGGTAAAGTTCCTGTATTTTTAAGGAGTGATACCAATATGGAAGATTTGAAAGAATTTACTGGAGCTGGTTTAAATTTAACGCTTTTTAATATTAAAGAAGAAGATAAAATTTTACAAGGAATTAAAAAAGTTTGGGCATCTGCTTACACAGAACGTAGTTTTAAATGGAGACAAAAATATTTATTGAATCCAGAAAATGTGTATCCATCTATTTTAATTATACCAAGTGTAGATGTAGATTATTCTGGAGTTATGATTACAAAAGGAATAAATGCTGGTACAGATAACGATTTAACAGTAGCTTTTTCTAGAGGTGCTGGAGGTGCTGTAGATGGCCAATCTGCAGAAACAAGACTCATCACCAAAAATGAAAACTTTTTATTAGCGCCAGCAAGACAAGCAGATTATATACGTTTGCCTAATTATGGTGGAACAAAAAAATATTTTACATCTTTCGAAAATGAGATTTTGAATGAGGATAATATCAACGAAATTAGAAAAATAGCGAAAGAAGTAAGAGCTAAAATTGGCGAGAAAGCAGAAGATAAAGACCAAGCTTTTGATGTTGAATTTGGTTTTGAGAATAATAAATTGTGGTTGTTTCAAATAAGACCTTTTGTGGAAAATAAACAAGCAAAAAGTTCAGATTATTTGAATTCAATAACTCCAAAAATTGCAGACGATAAACAAATAAAAATCACCGAAAAATTATAA
- a CDS encoding serine hydrolase has translation MKKRYILLIAGILISLGFMRYYPIDGYEYTGIKRLYQIRQFQKDSVKYNRIPKGAYKKWADIQLHLTNKTTDSVEDLFVVDSDFDRKIKRITPSGNYSLAIMDMSDPENLRYAEHRETVGYQPGSVGKLAVLLAVFDQLEKICPDSYEERVGYLKSIKVTSRYWGLGDHHTIPIYDIEKDRLTKRQVIASDEFSLFEWLDHMVSVSNNGAASIMYREAMLMAAFGQEYPNLDAEKAEKYFKETPRDSLTNLANTVVNQPLRDLGIKESEWKLGGMFTRPPERYVGRKGGSIGSPKGLMKFLVKLEQGKVIDKESSLEMKRLMYMTDRRIRYARSPRLDDAAVYFKSGSYYKCDRTKDPNCASYAGNVFNYMNSVIIVEQENGVKYIVCLMTNVLNKNSAGAHMYLASKIDDVVNETANINKPEIKEEKYVEDKDESDN, from the coding sequence ATGAAAAAAAGATACATTTTACTGATTGCTGGTATTTTAATTTCTTTAGGATTTATGAGATATTATCCTATTGATGGTTATGAATACACAGGCATTAAACGTTTATACCAAATAAGACAGTTTCAAAAAGACAGTGTTAAGTATAACAGAATTCCTAAAGGAGCTTATAAAAAATGGGCAGATATTCAATTACATCTAACCAATAAAACTACAGATAGTGTAGAAGATTTATTTGTAGTTGATAGCGATTTTGATCGAAAAATAAAGAGAATTACACCAAGTGGAAATTATTCTTTAGCGATTATGGATATGAGCGATCCTGAAAATTTACGCTATGCAGAACATAGAGAAACTGTAGGTTATCAGCCAGGTAGTGTTGGTAAATTAGCTGTTTTATTAGCTGTTTTTGATCAACTTGAAAAAATATGTCCAGATTCTTATGAAGAGAGAGTTGGTTACTTAAAAAGTATAAAAGTTACCAGTAGATATTGGGGATTAGGAGATCATCATACCATACCAATTTACGATATAGAAAAAGATAGATTAACCAAAAGACAAGTTATTGCCAGTGATGAATTTTCACTATTTGAATGGTTAGATCACATGGTTTCTGTAAGTAATAATGGTGCTGCAAGTATTATGTACAGAGAAGCAATGTTAATGGCTGCTTTTGGACAAGAATACCCAAATTTAGATGCTGAAAAAGCTGAAAAATACTTTAAAGAAACCCCAAGAGATTCTTTAACAAATTTAGCAAATACAGTTGTAAACCAACCTTTAAGAGATTTAGGAATTAAAGAAAGCGAATGGAAATTAGGTGGCATGTTTACAAGACCTCCAGAAAGATATGTTGGTAGAAAAGGTGGTAGTATTGGTTCTCCTAAAGGATTAATGAAATTTTTGGTAAAATTAGAACAAGGAAAAGTAATTGATAAGGAATCTAGCTTAGAAATGAAACGTTTAATGTATATGACAGATAGACGAATTCGTTATGCAAGATCGCCAAGATTAGATGATGCTGCTGTGTATTTTAAATCTGGTAGTTATTATAAATGTGACAGAACTAAAGACCCAAATTGTGCAAGTTATGCAGGAAATGTATTTAACTATATGAACTCTGTAATTATTGTGGAACAAGAAAATGGTGTAAAATATATTGTTTGTTTAATGACGAATGTTTTAAACAAAAACTCTGCAGGTGCTCACATGTACTTGGCAAGTAAAATTGATGATGTTGTAAATGAAACTGCCAACATTAACAAACCTGAAATTAAAGAAGAAAAATACGTAGAAGATAAAGACGAATCAGATAATTAA
- a CDS encoding Npt1/Npt2 family nucleotide transporter, producing MRKLIHKTFGLRDGEIFISFLMQLYIFIIITVLLIVKPTVNALFVSQLGADNLPYGYLLVAFIAVATTYFYSKAIRNFSLVKITVLSLVVFSLVFTILAVLLNFNFINKFILYFYYVFVSLFAVVATSQFWIFANMVFNAREAKRIFGFIGAGAIAGGIFGGYLTSIIASNFGKEYTVFLASILLLACIPILRKVYTLRIQYLNTFKRKQVIASQDQLEKSSLKLISKSKHLSYLAFITGISVIVAKLVDFQFSDFANKAIPNSDELAAFFGFWFSTFNVVALVLQLFFTNKILNKLGVSSSLLVLPLTIGLGSLLFLTFPELWVLIIIKGIDGSFKQSLNKAAVELSIMPIPLHIKNQAKSYIDVAVDSIATGFAGFLLIFFIKKLNLSTSYITVIVILFVFIWIVLIYKLREAYFESFKKNIQKTLTFASNNNVKPQKGNNLFDIKNVLENGTEEAILNMFDRLKDYKLKALQKPIIQLLQHSSNKVKIEAIEYLDFFDDNNILTKIEALVYEKDDTLVYIALDYILAHSPKTEEHFFNTYLNHSDVYIANGALLALAKQSQNNQSLGVLYQLRKRLEDKIELHTADDDYVKKEIIAGLLLSIAYSRMTNHYDFITKHLNNKHPYIVKFATIAAGITAHEVFISDLLNLLAIKRHRKRAIKSLKNYGPRIINVLLDLESKGELKSKVKKNIPKIVGAFQNENAVKMLLKILKSKDSTSRLEATKSLRKIKRKNLNLTISNRVIKNQIYKECGFYEDILEVLTSIQHTINKDLVDEANENNQTIYEARKNLSNALELELNKSFLTLFNLLSLLYNEEDIQIIFKAMKSEIKEAKINAIELLENLLDSAIKNAVLPVLEHFAIEEDTLDSSVIKTPLISELEYLNKIMTISGSNIRHFAVTYIKAADNRAFLPALLPLKKYRNKAVGQLAYDTYIQLLKKD from the coding sequence GTGAGAAAATTAATTCATAAAACATTCGGATTAAGAGATGGAGAAATCTTCATCTCTTTTTTAATGCAGTTGTATATTTTTATAATTATAACAGTTTTGTTAATTGTAAAACCAACTGTAAATGCCTTATTTGTATCTCAATTAGGTGCAGATAATTTGCCTTATGGTTATTTATTAGTCGCTTTTATTGCAGTAGCAACCACTTATTTTTATAGCAAAGCAATCCGTAATTTTTCGTTAGTAAAAATTACAGTTTTATCTTTAGTTGTTTTTAGTTTAGTCTTTACCATTTTAGCTGTTTTATTAAATTTTAATTTTATAAATAAATTCATTTTATATTTTTATTATGTATTTGTTTCGTTGTTTGCAGTTGTTGCTACATCGCAATTTTGGATTTTTGCCAACATGGTTTTTAATGCAAGAGAAGCCAAAAGAATCTTTGGCTTTATTGGAGCAGGAGCTATAGCAGGTGGTATTTTTGGTGGATATTTAACAAGTATTATTGCCAGTAATTTTGGGAAAGAATATACCGTTTTTCTGGCCTCTATTTTATTATTAGCTTGTATTCCTATTTTAAGAAAAGTATATACGTTAAGAATACAATATTTAAACACTTTTAAGAGAAAACAAGTAATTGCGAGTCAAGATCAATTAGAAAAGTCTTCTTTAAAACTTATATCGAAATCTAAACATTTAAGTTATTTAGCATTTATAACTGGGATTAGTGTAATCGTTGCAAAGTTGGTAGATTTTCAATTTAGTGATTTTGCGAATAAAGCCATACCAAATTCAGATGAATTAGCTGCTTTTTTTGGTTTTTGGTTTTCTACTTTTAATGTTGTTGCGCTTGTACTTCAATTATTTTTTACCAATAAAATTTTAAATAAATTAGGAGTTTCTTCTTCTTTATTAGTGTTGCCTTTAACCATAGGTTTAGGAAGTTTATTGTTTTTAACGTTTCCTGAATTGTGGGTTTTAATTATTATAAAAGGTATTGATGGTAGTTTTAAGCAAAGTTTGAATAAAGCTGCTGTTGAGTTGTCTATTATGCCAATTCCTTTGCATATTAAAAACCAGGCAAAATCTTATATAGATGTTGCTGTAGATAGTATTGCCACTGGTTTTGCAGGTTTTTTGTTGATATTTTTTATCAAAAAGCTAAATTTAAGTACGTCTTACATTACTGTTATTGTAATTCTATTTGTTTTTATTTGGATCGTTTTAATCTACAAATTAAGAGAAGCGTATTTCGAATCTTTCAAGAAAAATATTCAGAAAACGCTAACATTTGCCAGTAATAACAATGTAAAACCTCAAAAAGGTAATAATTTATTCGATATCAAAAACGTATTAGAAAACGGAACAGAAGAAGCTATTTTAAATATGTTTGATCGTTTAAAAGATTACAAACTAAAAGCACTTCAAAAACCTATTATTCAACTTTTACAGCATTCATCCAACAAAGTAAAAATAGAAGCTATAGAGTATTTAGATTTTTTTGATGACAATAATATCTTAACTAAAATAGAAGCGTTGGTGTATGAAAAAGATGATACACTTGTATACATTGCTTTAGATTATATTTTGGCTCATTCACCTAAAACAGAAGAACATTTTTTTAATACGTATTTAAATCATAGTGATGTTTATATAGCTAATGGCGCACTTTTAGCATTGGCAAAACAAAGTCAGAATAACCAATCTTTAGGTGTTTTATATCAATTAAGAAAACGTTTAGAAGATAAAATAGAGTTACATACTGCTGATGACGATTATGTAAAAAAAGAAATTATTGCAGGCTTACTTTTGAGTATTGCATATTCTAGAATGACGAATCATTACGATTTTATTACAAAACACTTAAATAATAAGCACCCTTATATTGTAAAATTTGCAACAATTGCTGCTGGGATTACTGCACATGAAGTGTTTATTAGCGATTTGTTAAATTTACTAGCGATCAAAAGACATAGAAAAAGAGCGATAAAATCGCTAAAAAATTACGGACCAAGAATTATAAATGTTTTGTTAGATTTAGAGTCTAAAGGCGAATTAAAATCGAAAGTTAAAAAGAACATTCCAAAAATAGTAGGTGCATTTCAGAATGAAAATGCCGTAAAAATGCTATTAAAAATATTAAAAAGTAAAGATTCTACCAGTAGATTAGAGGCTACAAAATCATTACGAAAAATTAAAAGGAAAAATTTAAATTTAACGATTTCTAACAGAGTTATTAAAAATCAAATTTATAAAGAATGTGGTTTTTATGAAGATATTTTAGAGGTTTTAACGTCTATTCAACACACAATTAATAAAGATTTGGTTGATGAAGCTAACGAAAATAACCAAACAATTTACGAAGCTAGAAAAAATCTGAGCAATGCTTTAGAATTAGAGTTAAATAAATCTTTTTTAACCTTATTTAATTTATTGAGTTTGCTTTATAATGAAGAAGATATTCAGATTATTTTTAAGGCGATGAAGAGCGAAATAAAAGAAGCTAAAATAAATGCCATCGAACTTTTAGAAAACTTATTAGATAGCGCCATAAAAAATGCAGTATTACCAGTTTTAGAGCATTTTGCTATTGAAGAAGACACTTTAGATTCTTCAGTAATTAAAACGCCATTAATTTCTGAATTAGAATACCTAAATAAAATAATGACTATTAGTGGAAGTAATATTAGGCATTTTGCGGTTACCTATATTAAAGCTGCAGATAATAGAGCTTTTTTACCTGCATTATTACCATTAAAAAAGTATCGTAATAAAGCTGTTGGCCAACTTGCTTACGATACTTATATTCAACTTTTAAAGAAAGATTAA